CACGAAGATGATATCGCGGCTTATGCGAAACGCCTCATTCGCTTGAAGGATGGACATATCATTGTGGATCAGCACAATAAAGCGAGCGAGATCGTCGGCAATCAAGCCGCTGACGGTAATTTTCTGGTGACACAATGAATCTCTTTACGATTATTGGCGAAGCTCTGCGTGCTCTGCGGCAAAACCGCCTGCGCACCGGTTTAACCATGCTGGGCATGATCATCGGTGTTGCCGCCGTGGTTCTGATGTTATCCATTGGTCAAGGCGCCCGCACCAAGATCAATGAAACCATCGCGGCGATGGGCAGTAACTTATTTCTCGTCGTGCCCGGCGCCACATCATCCGGGGGATTCAGTTTTGGCAGCGGCAGCGTCAGAACCTTGACCATCAATGATGCGTATGCGGTGGCCGAGTTATCGTCCATCAGCGCAACCGCACCGGTCACGACCGGCACCGTGCAACTTAATTATGCGGCGAAAAATTGGAGCACCATCATCACCGGTACCACGCCCAATTATTTCGCGGTAGGCAACTGGAAAATTGAATCCGGCACCATTTTTACCGAATCGGATTTGCGTTCGGCGGCGCGTGTGGTTGTCCTGGGATCCGTCACCGCAAAGAATTTATTTGGCGATGAAGATCCGGTCGGTAAGACCATACGCATCACCAACCGGCCCTTCTTGGTCGTGGGTGTGTTGATGGCAAAAGGGCAAAGCCTGACCGGCCGCGATCAGGATGACAACGTCTTAATTCCCATTACCACCAGCGAACGGCAAATCACCGGCAATCAATTTCCCGGCTCGATCCGCTACATGATGGTGCAAGGAAAATCAGCAGGCGATATGGACATTGCCGAAATTGAAATCACGCAATTGCTGCGCCAGCGCCACCGCATCGCCAAAGGCAAGGAAAACGATTTCACTGTCCGCAACCTGACTGCGATTGCCGATGTCGCAACCGATGCTGCCAAAGTCATGTCCATCGTATTGGGCGCTATTGCATCGGTTTCTTTATTGGTGGGTGGCATCGGCATTATGAATATCATGCTGGTATCGGTCACCGAGCGCACGCGGGAAATCGGCATCCGCATGGCCATCGGAGCGAATCAGCGGGCGATTCTGACGCAGTTTCTGCTCGAAGCGATGATGATCTGTATTATGGGCGGTGTGATCGGTTTATTAGTGGGTGTTGGCGGCGCATGGGTGGTCAGCCGGGTTGCCGATATGCTGATTGTGATTACGATCGGTATGGTCGGTTTGGCTTTCTTATTTTCCTCGGCGGTTGGGATCTTTTTTGGCTTTTATCCGGCCAAGAAAGCCGCCTCGCTTAAACCGGTCGATGCCTTGCGCTACGAGTGATCGAATGCGTCAATCCGGATACATTGTTGCGATTACACCACAGAATCTTTTGCTAACTTGGCTTTCTAATACGGAGTATTAGTTAATTTATTGTTTACCCGATACTATGGCTAACAATCTGACAGCGGGAGTCACTCATGACAGTCAAAGAAAAAGAACGCCCTACTTCTGAATTCCTGGCTATTGTCGTCGTTGAAAATAAAAACGAACTGATATCCGTCGGTGAAATCAAATCTGCCTTGCATGAACGCGGATTCGGCATTCTGATGGCGATCGCCGCAGTGCCGATTTGTCTTCCGATCCCAGTTCCGCCTGGTTACACCACGGTTTTCTCAATCCCGTTATTCATTTTCTCGACGCAAATGATTCTTGGCATGCAAGCCCCTTGGCTGCCTGCTTGGCTGGAAGGAAAACGCATCAAACGCATCACCCTCGAGAAGATTCTCACTAAAGCGAATCCCTGGCTGAAAAAAATCGAGCATCGCATGCAGCCGCGTATTACCTATATCAGTGTGCCCACCTGGGAAAGAATCATCGGCTTCTTTTCGTTTGTTTTTGCTTTGGCGATTGCATTGCCCATACCGTTGATCAATTTCTCGCCGGGCTGGGGAATATTGGTGATGTCTCTGGGATTGCTCAATAAAGATGGTTTAACTATTTTGATCGGTATGATCATCGGCATCATCGGCATCGGGATTGCGATGATTATTCTGGTTATGCTGTGGATGGGAATGTCTTTGCCGTCTTTTTATTGAAGTAAACTACAATCAATCCGATGCGACGGCAAATAGATCGTGTGCATCGGAACCGGTAATTTCAACTGCAATAAAATCACCCGGTTGCACGTCACCGGCTTCTTCCACATACACCAACCCGTCGATTTCCGGTGCATCGGCGCTACTTCGCGCAATGACTTGACTATCCACCAATTCATCCACCATCACAGTCATTTTCCGGCCGACTTTTGCAGCCAAGCGCTGACGGCTGATTTCTTCCTGTAATTCCATAAAGCGCCTGCGGCGGTCTTCCTTAATTTCTTCCGGCACGGCATCCGGCAATTGATTGGCTGCGGCGCCTTCCACTGCGGAATAAGCAAAACACCCAACGCGATCCAGTTGCGCTTCTTGCAGAAAAACCAATAATTCCTCAAATTCCGCTTCGGTTTCCCCCGGAAAACCGACGATGAACGTGCTGCGCAATGTAATTTCCGGACACACCTGGCGCCATTGCTGAATTCTCGCCAGATTGTTCTCGGCGTTGGCCGGACGCTTCATCGCTTTTAAAATGCGCGGACTGGCATGTTGCAACGGTACATCTAGATAAGGCAGGATGCTGCCTTGCGCCATCAAGGGAATGACTTCATCGACATGCGGGTACGGGTAGACATAATGCAAACGCACCCAAACACCCAATGTGCCCAATGCCTGCGCTAATTCGGTCAAGCGCGTTTTAACCGGCCTGCCCTGCCAGAAACCGCTGCGGTATTTGACGTCAACGCCATACGCGCTGGTGTCCTGGGAAATGATTAACAATTCTTTAACTCCGGCATTCACCAGATGCTCCGCTTCTTGCATCACCTCATGAATCGGGCGGCTGACCAAATCACCGCGCATCGAAGGAATGATACAAAATGTGCAGCGGTGGTTGCAGCCTTCCGATATTTTTACATACGCGTAATGCCGCGGCGTCAGCCGGATTCCCTGCGGCGGTATCAAGCTGGTGTAGGGATCATGCGGTTGCGGCAAATGCGTATGAATGGCCGACATCACTTCCGGCAGTGCATGCGGTCCGGTAACCGCCAATACTTGCGGGTGCGCTTTCTTGACGACGTCGCCACCCTCTTTAGCACCCAAACAGCCCGTGACGATGACTTTGCCGTTCTCGG
The DNA window shown above is from Nitrosomonas sp. Is35 and carries:
- a CDS encoding ABC transporter permease, giving the protein MNLFTIIGEALRALRQNRLRTGLTMLGMIIGVAAVVLMLSIGQGARTKINETIAAMGSNLFLVVPGATSSGGFSFGSGSVRTLTINDAYAVAELSSISATAPVTTGTVQLNYAAKNWSTIITGTTPNYFAVGNWKIESGTIFTESDLRSAARVVVLGSVTAKNLFGDEDPVGKTIRITNRPFLVVGVLMAKGQSLTGRDQDDNVLIPITTSERQITGNQFPGSIRYMMVQGKSAGDMDIAEIEITQLLRQRHRIAKGKENDFTVRNLTAIADVATDAAKVMSIVLGAIASVSLLVGGIGIMNIMLVSVTERTREIGIRMAIGANQRAILTQFLLEAMMICIMGGVIGLLVGVGGAWVVSRVADMLIVITIGMVGLAFLFSSAVGIFFGFYPAKKAASLKPVDALRYE
- the rimO gene encoding 30S ribosomal protein S12 methylthiotransferase RimO, with amino-acid sequence MSTSKQTSHKVGFISLGCPKALVDSEQILTQLRAEGYEISPSYNDADLVVVNTCGFIDSAVEESLDAIGEALAENGKVIVTGCLGAKEGGDVVKKAHPQVLAVTGPHALPEVMSAIHTHLPQPHDPYTSLIPPQGIRLTPRHYAYVKISEGCNHRCTFCIIPSMRGDLVSRPIHEVMQEAEHLVNAGVKELLIISQDTSAYGVDVKYRSGFWQGRPVKTRLTELAQALGTLGVWVRLHYVYPYPHVDEVIPLMAQGSILPYLDVPLQHASPRILKAMKRPANAENNLARIQQWRQVCPEITLRSTFIVGFPGETEAEFEELLVFLQEAQLDRVGCFAYSAVEGAAANQLPDAVPEEIKEDRRRRFMELQEEISRQRLAAKVGRKMTVMVDELVDSQVIARSSADAPEIDGLVYVEEAGDVQPGDFIAVEITGSDAHDLFAVASD
- a CDS encoding exopolysaccharide biosynthesis protein; amino-acid sequence: MTVKEKERPTSEFLAIVVVENKNELISVGEIKSALHERGFGILMAIAAVPICLPIPVPPGYTTVFSIPLFIFSTQMILGMQAPWLPAWLEGKRIKRITLEKILTKANPWLKKIEHRMQPRITYISVPTWERIIGFFSFVFALAIALPIPLINFSPGWGILVMSLGLLNKDGLTILIGMIIGIIGIGIAMIILVMLWMGMSLPSFY